In the Topomyia yanbarensis strain Yona2022 chromosome 3, ASM3024719v1, whole genome shotgun sequence genome, one interval contains:
- the LOC131688533 gene encoding leukocyte elastase inhibitor-like, translating into MLIKAVVPLLFALATITAGADGPDFSYGDAHFSTDYFRAVYNASNNCVVSPLSVRLAMAAFYEVSGVATEETVQRAFYLPVLKSLAIENAASLLEEIGTSQQLKVAFKVLKKQNSLSDEFTETLGKVFKISPKNFEERSSVLHSVNSLASLVSSGPHRNLLREDDLNSNAEMILLNAVALRVSWAERFPIGETKRQVFAFRDGPREVDMMHETVEVLYKSDTNYHAIQIPFSEESDLTMWIFVPRGSGNFFSLMKSLSATLLEDMETTAVPETVDVSLPRFEIRSNHGTRTVIDKLGYGQLFKDIDFSTFKGRKSGLSELVQSAALKVDEKGTHSPGAATPAVAQNRAENTKFVADQPFVFIVKKISTDTIILIGHYSNYN; encoded by the exons ATGCTAATTAAAGCGGTGGTACCGTTGCTTTTCGCTTTAGCCACGATCACAGCCGGAGCCGATGGTCCCGATTTTAGCTATGGTGATGCGCACTTTTCAACGGATTACTTTCGAGCGGTCTACAATGCATCGAATAATTGTGTAGTTTCACCACTCTCGGTACGATTAGCGATGGCTGCTTTCTATGAGGTGTCCGGAGTTGCCACGGAAGAAACAGTTCAACGGGCATTTTATCTTCCTGTATTGAAATCGCTGGCGATCGAGAATGCGGCCAGTTTGTTGGAGGAAATAGGAACCAGTCAGCAGTTGAAAGTGGCGTTCAAAGTTCTGAAAAAGCAAAACTCTCTGTCGGACGAATTCACTGAGACCTTGGGTAAGGTGTTCAAGATTTCACCGAAAAACTTCGAGGAAAGGTCTTCAGTATTGCACTCCGTCAACTCGTTAGCTAGTTTGGTTTCAAGCGGACCCCATCGGAATTTGCTCAGAGAAGATGATCTAAATTCCAACGCTGAAATGATCCTTTTAAATGCAGTCGCACTGAGAGTTTCCTGGGCAGAAAGATTCCCGATAGGTGAGACGAAACGGCAGGTATTTGCCTTCCGGGACGGCCCCCGCGAGGTTGATATGATGCATGAAACGGTAGAAGTTTTGTACAAGTCAGACACGAACTACCACGCCATCCAGATCCCGTTCAGCGAGGAAAGTGACTTGACCATGTGGATTTTTGTGCCACGAGGCAGTGGAAATTTCTTTTCTTTGATGAAATCGCTGTCCGCCACCCTGCTCGAAGACATGGAAACTACGGCTGTTCCTGAGACTGTTGATGTGTCACTTCCCCGGTTCGAAATTCGAAGCAACCACGGAACGAGGACAGTGATCGATAAACTCGGCTATGGTCAACTATTTAAGGACATTGATTTTAGCACCTTCAAGGGCAGGAAATCTGGCCTCAGTGAGTTAGTGCAAAGTGCGGCGCTGAAGGTGGACGAGAAAGGAACGCATTCGCCAGGAGCTGCCACTC CTGCTGTTGCCCAGAATCGTGCCGAGAACACCAAATTTGTTGCAGATCAACCGTTTGTTTTCATTGTTAAGAAGATTTCAACCGATACGATCATCTTGATTGGACACTATTCGAACTACAATTAG
- the LOC131688534 gene encoding antithrombin-III-like, giving the protein MFSLARVLIVTAAVVAGDNAFNVGNLDFTLKFFKTVYNQSSNSVVSPISVRLALAVIHQAAGPSLSETILKAINLPNESKQQIAEDVGNFLQAINNEQFHVLFKAYKTSDPLDPSFERSVRTLSDSDIETVDFRDPVTLSKTVNEWVSNATNRMIREFVEEQSIDPNTEFMLINAVALKARWASKFRQEKTRRIPFHFVNGDQEVDMMQQVMTVPYRVTEDFQAAELMYSEDSDLSMWMIVPRGRGSLGHLIRMLSPQMIESIRRGSKTVSLNVEIPRFSIKNEFDVRQVLQNMGHGGLFEQSDLQVFAERRSEFDDMFQSAAIVVDENGTEAAAATRINVKWRVGPRPFLAHKPFIFIIQKRSTNTILFIGQYSNHEN; this is encoded by the exons ATGTTTTCATTGGCAAGAGTATTGATCGTTACGGCCGCCGTCGTCGCGGGAGATAATG CCTTCAACGTCGGTAATCTAGACTTTACGTTGAAATTCTTTAAAACCGTTTACAACCAATCGAGCAACTCCGTTGTGTCTCCGATATCGGTTCGTTTGGCACTCGCTGTCATCCATCAAGCGGCCGGGCCATCCTTGAGTGAGACTATTCTGAAGGCGATCAACTTACCAAATGAATCCAAGCAACAGATCGCCGAAGATGTAGGCAACTTTCTACAAGCCATTAATAACGAACAGTTTCACGTTCTGTTCAAAGCCTATAAAACATCTGATCCTCTTGATCCTAGCTTCGAACGTTCCGTTCGAACCTTGTCCGATTCAGATATCGAAACCGTAGATTTTCGTGATCCTGTAACCTTATCGAAAACAGTGAATGAATGGGTTTCCAATGCGACCAATCGGATGATTCGGGAATTTGTCGAAGAACAAAGCATCGATCCGAATACGGAGTTCATGTTGATCAACGCGGTCGCGTTAAAAGCCCGATGGGCTAGCAAATTTCGACAGGAGAAAACCCGTAGAATTCCATTTCATTTCGTCAATGGAGATCAAGAGGTGGACATGATGCAACAGGTAATGACAGTTCCGTACAGGGTAACCGAAGACTTCCAGGCTGCTGAGTTGATGTACAGCGAGGATTCGGATCTGTCGATGTGGATGATTGTTCCACGGGGACGTGGATCACTGGGGCATCTCATCCGGATGCTTTCGCCACAGATGATCGAGAGTATTCGACGGGGTAGTAAGACTGTTTCGCTGAATGTGGAAATTCCACGGTTTTCGATCAAGAACGAATTCGACGTCAGGCAGGTACTGCAGAACATGGGCCATGGTGGACTTTTCGAGCAGTCTGATCTGCAGGTGTTTGCCGAAAGACGTTCGGAGTTTGACGATATGTTCCAGAGTGCAGCTATCGTGGTGGATGAAAACGGAACGGAGGCAGCAGCTGCGACAA GAATCAACGTGAAATGGCGTGTTGGACCACGACCCTTCCTCGCTCACAAACCGTTCATATTCATCATCCAGAAGCGTTCGACAAACACCATTCTATTCATTGGACAATACTCGAACCACGAGAACTAG